One Leclercia pneumoniae genomic region harbors:
- a CDS encoding 2-dehydro-3-deoxy-6-phosphogalactonate aldolase produces MQWQTNLPLIAILRGITPDEALAHVGAVIEAGFDAVEIPLNSPEWEKSIPAVVDAFGDKALIGAGTVLQPEQVDRLAKMGCKLIVTPNINPEVIRRAVGYGMTVCPGCATATEAFTALDAGAQALKIFPSSAFGPEYIKALKAVLPASVPVLAVGGVTPENLAQWMKAGCAGAGLGSDLYRAGQTVERTAQQAAAFVKAYREAVK; encoded by the coding sequence ATGCAGTGGCAAACTAACCTTCCCCTTATCGCGATATTGCGCGGCATCACCCCCGACGAGGCGCTGGCGCACGTAGGCGCGGTGATTGAGGCCGGATTCGACGCGGTGGAAATCCCGCTCAACTCCCCGGAGTGGGAAAAGAGCATCCCGGCCGTCGTCGATGCGTTTGGTGATAAGGCGCTGATTGGCGCAGGCACGGTGCTACAGCCGGAGCAGGTCGACAGGCTGGCGAAAATGGGCTGCAAACTTATCGTCACGCCCAACATCAACCCCGAGGTGATCCGCCGCGCGGTGGGCTACGGCATGACCGTCTGCCCGGGATGTGCAACGGCAACCGAAGCCTTTACCGCTCTCGATGCGGGCGCGCAGGCGCTGAAAATTTTCCCGTCATCGGCTTTTGGCCCGGAGTACATCAAGGCGCTGAAAGCGGTATTACCCGCCAGCGTACCGGTCCTGGCCGTGGGCGGCGTGACGCCAGAAAACCTGGCGCAGTGGATGAAAGCTGGCTGTGCAGGCGCCGGGCTGGGTAGCGATCTCTATCGCGCCGGACAGACCGTAGAGCGCACCGCACAGCAGGCGGCAGCATTTGTGAAAGCGTATCGAGAGGCAGTGAAATGA
- a CDS encoding IS1-like element IS1A family transposase (programmed frameshift) gives MASVSISCPSCSATDGVVRNGKSTAGHQRYLCSHCRKTWQLQFTYTASQPGTHQKIIDMAMNGVGCRATARIMGVGLNTILRHFKKLRPQSVTSRIQPGSDVIVCAEMDEQWGYVGAKSLQRWLFYAYDRLRKTVVAHVFGERTMATLGRLMSLLSPFDVVIWMTDGWPLYESRLKGKLHVISKRYTQRIERHNLNLRQHLARLGRKSLSFSKSVELHDKVIGHYLNIKHYQ, from the exons GTGGCTTCTGTTTCTATCAGCTGTCCCTCCTGTTCAGCTACTGACGGGGTGGTGCGTAACGGCAAAAGCACCGCCGGACATCAGCGCTATCTCTGCTCTCACTGCCGTAAAACATGGCAACTGCAGTTCACTTACACCGCTTCTCAACCCGGTACGCACCAGAAAATCATTGATATGGCCATGAATGGCGTTGGATGCCGGGCAACCGCCCGCATTATGGGCGTTGGCCTCAACACGATTTTACGTCACT TTAAAAAACTCAGGCCGCAGTCGGTAACCTCGCGCATACAGCCGGGCAGTGACGTCATCGTCTGCGCGGAAATGGACGAACAGTGGGGCTATGTCGGGGCTAAATCGCTCCAGCGCTGGCTGTTTTACGCGTATGACAGGCTCCGGAAGACGGTTGTTGCGCACGTATTCGGTGAACGCACTATGGCGACGCTGGGGCGTCTTATGAGCCTGCTGTCACCCTTTGACGTGGTGATATGGATGACGGATGGCTGGCCGCTGTATGAATCCCGCCTGAAGGGAAAGCTGCACGTAATCAGCAAGCGATATACGCAGCGAATTGAGCGGCATAACCTGAATCTGAGGCAGCACCTGGCACGGCTGGGACGGAAGTCGCTGTCGTTCTCAAAATCGGTGGAGCTGCATGACAAAGTCATCGGGCATTATCTGAACATAAAACACTATCAATAA
- a CDS encoding 2-hydroxyacid dehydrogenase — MKLKVLKQASLPDQLTAELEKRYDVYEYAALSEEAFADLAGQFTVMITNGEAVVTRQLIASLPSLELIAVFGVGYDGVDVAAAADHHVAVSHTPGVLTDDVADLAMGLMLATSRQIVSAQKFIEAGSWHQGGYPWTHKVSGARVGIVGMGRIGQAIAQRCEGFAMHIAYSDSKVIPGLNYTRIEDIASLAAESDFLMICTPGSAKNQALIDGRVLAALGEKGILINISRGSVVDEPALINAIEQGTIAGAGLDVFSREPDVPQALLQRANVVVTPHMASATWSTREAMSRLMLENVLGWASNKRLVTPIPELDA; from the coding sequence ATGAAATTGAAAGTTTTGAAACAAGCCTCCCTGCCTGACCAGCTAACGGCAGAACTGGAAAAACGTTACGACGTTTATGAATATGCAGCGCTTAGCGAGGAGGCATTCGCGGACCTGGCCGGACAATTTACCGTGATGATTACTAACGGTGAGGCCGTCGTCACGCGCCAGCTGATCGCCAGCCTGCCCTCTCTGGAACTGATTGCTGTTTTTGGCGTGGGATACGACGGTGTCGATGTGGCGGCTGCGGCAGATCATCATGTGGCCGTCAGCCATACGCCGGGCGTGTTAACGGACGATGTTGCCGATTTGGCGATGGGACTCATGCTGGCGACATCGCGCCAGATCGTTTCTGCTCAGAAGTTTATTGAGGCGGGAAGCTGGCATCAGGGAGGATATCCGTGGACACACAAGGTTTCGGGGGCGCGAGTCGGCATTGTGGGCATGGGGAGAATTGGCCAGGCCATCGCACAACGTTGTGAAGGCTTTGCCATGCACATTGCTTATAGCGATAGCAAAGTTATCCCGGGGCTGAATTATACCCGAATTGAGGACATTGCCTCCCTGGCGGCAGAAAGTGATTTCTTGATGATATGTACGCCGGGTAGTGCAAAAAACCAGGCGCTGATTGATGGCCGGGTTCTCGCGGCGCTGGGTGAGAAAGGAATATTGATCAACATTTCGCGTGGTAGCGTAGTGGATGAGCCCGCGCTGATTAACGCGATTGAACAGGGCACCATCGCCGGGGCCGGACTGGATGTGTTCAGTCGCGAGCCGGACGTTCCGCAGGCGTTGCTCCAGCGCGCTAACGTGGTGGTGACGCCACATATGGCCAGCGCGACCTGGAGCACCAGAGAGGCGATGTCCCGGTTAATGCTGGAAAATGTTTTGGGTTGGGCCAGCAATAAGCGTCTGGTAACCCCCATCCCTGAGCTGGACGCGTAG
- a CDS encoding DUF3748 domain-containing protein yields MKQVTFASRHHQLTNINTWTPDSQWLAFDVRPSGASFTGETIERVNISTGEVEVIYRATNGAHAGVVTVHPAEDKYVFIHGPENPDADWQYDFHHRQGVVAHNDRVDNLDAMDITAPYTPGALRGGSHVHVFSPNGQFVSFTYNDHVLHERDPALDLRNVGVAAPFGPVNPPATHPREYAGTFWSVLVTRTTPNPPPGSDAINRAYEEGWVGNHALAFIGDTLSEKGDKVPELFIVDLPKDEQGWKHAGDAPLQGTPETLPAPPAGMVQRRLTFTHQNAYPGLVNAPRHWVRSNPQGTQIAFLMRDNQGVVQLWLLSPEGGEPRQLTANRSDIQSAFNWHPSGNGLGFVLENRLAYCDAVTGSVTFLTSDHGNPPSADAVVFSPNGRYIAWMEEAEGFRQLWITETGR; encoded by the coding sequence ATGAAACAAGTCACCTTCGCTTCCCGCCATCACCAGCTCACCAATATCAACACCTGGACGCCAGATAGCCAGTGGTTGGCCTTTGACGTACGCCCATCCGGCGCATCGTTCACCGGTGAAACCATCGAGCGGGTAAATATCAGTACGGGCGAGGTTGAGGTGATTTATCGCGCCACAAACGGCGCGCATGCCGGGGTGGTGACCGTTCATCCTGCAGAAGACAAATATGTCTTTATCCATGGCCCGGAAAACCCGGATGCCGACTGGCAGTACGATTTTCACCATCGTCAGGGCGTGGTTGCGCACAATGATCGGGTGGATAATCTCGATGCGATGGATATCACCGCTCCCTACACGCCCGGCGCACTGCGCGGCGGCAGCCATGTCCATGTCTTTAGCCCGAACGGGCAGTTCGTCAGCTTCACCTATAACGACCATGTTCTGCACGAGCGCGACCCAGCGCTTGATTTGCGCAACGTGGGGGTCGCCGCGCCTTTTGGTCCCGTGAACCCACCGGCTACGCATCCCCGAGAATATGCGGGCACCTTCTGGAGCGTGCTGGTCACTCGCACGACGCCGAACCCGCCGCCAGGCAGCGATGCGATCAATCGCGCCTACGAAGAGGGCTGGGTAGGGAACCACGCGCTGGCGTTTATTGGCGATACCCTGTCTGAGAAAGGCGACAAGGTGCCGGAGCTCTTTATTGTCGATTTACCGAAAGATGAGCAGGGCTGGAAGCACGCCGGGGATGCACCGCTACAGGGTACGCCAGAGACCCTGCCGGCACCTCCGGCGGGCATGGTGCAGCGTCGGTTAACCTTTACGCATCAGAACGCGTACCCGGGGCTTGTGAACGCGCCGCGCCACTGGGTGCGTAGCAATCCGCAAGGTACGCAGATTGCCTTTTTAATGCGCGATAACCAGGGAGTGGTGCAACTCTGGCTTCTCTCACCCGAGGGCGGCGAGCCGCGCCAGTTAACCGCTAACCGCAGCGATATTCAGTCGGCCTTCAACTGGCATCCGTCCGGCAACGGGCTGGGATTTGTGCTGGAAAATCGTCTTGCATACTGCGATGCGGTGACGGGGAGCGTGACGTTTTTGACGTCCGATCACGGCAATCCGCCTTCTGCGGATGCCGTGGTCTTTTCACCGAATGGGCGTTATATCGCCTGGATGGAAGAGGCGGAGGGCTTCCGCCAGCTGTGGATCACTGAAACCGGGCGCTGA
- a CDS encoding YceK/YidQ family lipoprotein, translating into MMKNVLIKLTTFSAVVLLCGCSSVMSHTGGKEGTYPGTRASATMLSDDDTNWGTKSLVILDMPFTAVFDTLLLPWDFFRTDSSVRSRVEKSEQETLATNSVIPPAAMPVR; encoded by the coding sequence ATGATGAAAAATGTTCTGATAAAGTTGACGACGTTCAGCGCGGTGGTGTTGCTTTGCGGATGTTCAAGCGTGATGTCGCACACCGGCGGTAAAGAAGGGACCTATCCCGGCACGCGAGCCAGTGCCACAATGTTGTCAGATGATGACACCAACTGGGGCACCAAATCTCTGGTGATTCTGGATATGCCCTTTACGGCGGTATTCGATACGCTTCTGCTGCCCTGGGATTTCTTCCGTACGGACAGCTCCGTGCGCTCGCGCGTTGAAAAAAGCGAGCAGGAGACGCTGGCCACCAACTCGGTTATTCCCCCTGCCGCCATGCCCGTGCGCTGA
- the ibpA gene encoding small heat shock chaperone IbpA — protein sequence MRNFDLSPLYRSAIGFDRLFNHLENNQSQSNGYPPYNVELVDENHYRIAIAVAGFAESELEITAQDNLLLVKGSHTAEQKERTYLYQGIAERNFERKFQLAENIHVKGANLVNGLLFIELERVIPEEKKPRRIEIN from the coding sequence ATGCGTAATTTCGATCTCTCCCCGCTATACCGTTCTGCAATTGGTTTTGACCGCCTGTTCAACCATTTAGAAAATAACCAGAGCCAGAGCAACGGCTACCCTCCTTACAATGTTGAACTGGTTGACGAAAACCACTACCGCATCGCCATTGCCGTCGCCGGTTTTGCAGAGAGCGAACTGGAGATCACCGCCCAGGATAATCTGCTGCTGGTGAAAGGCTCGCATACGGCCGAACAGAAAGAGCGTACCTACCTCTATCAGGGCATCGCCGAGCGTAACTTTGAACGCAAGTTCCAGCTTGCTGAGAACATTCACGTTAAAGGCGCAAATCTGGTCAACGGCCTGCTGTTTATCGAACTGGAACGTGTGATTCCGGAAGAGAAAAAACCGCGTCGTATCGAAATCAACTAA
- the ibpB gene encoding small heat shock chaperone IbpB, which produces MRNYDLSPLLRQWIGFDKLANALQSTTEQQTFPPYNIEKSDDNHYRITLAVAGFRQDDLDIQLEGTRLTVKGTPEKQETETKWLHQGLVTQPFSLSFTLADHMEVSGATYTNGLLHIDLTRNVPEAIAPQRIAISERPALNS; this is translated from the coding sequence ATGCGTAACTACGATTTATCCCCCCTGCTGCGTCAGTGGATTGGTTTTGACAAACTGGCTAACGCCCTGCAAAGCACCACCGAGCAACAGACATTTCCGCCGTACAATATCGAAAAAAGCGACGATAACCACTATCGCATCACCCTTGCGGTAGCCGGATTCCGCCAGGACGATCTGGATATCCAGCTTGAAGGAACGCGCCTGACGGTGAAAGGTACCCCGGAAAAACAAGAAACCGAGACGAAGTGGCTGCATCAGGGTCTGGTGACGCAGCCGTTCAGCCTGAGCTTTACGCTGGCGGACCATATGGAAGTCTCTGGTGCGACCTATACCAACGGTCTGCTGCATATCGACCTGACCCGCAACGTGCCGGAAGCAATCGCTCCGCAGCGTATCGCCATTAGCGAACGCCCTGCGTTAAACAGCTAA
- a CDS encoding putative transporter — MSDIALTVSVLALVAVVGLWIGNIKIRGVGFGIGGVLFGGIFVGHFADQFGLVLSADMLHFIQEFGLILFVYTIGIQVGPGFFASLRVSGLRLNLFALGIVVMGGLVTAILHKIFAIPLPVVLGIFSGAVTNTPALGAGQQILRDLGIEPGIVDQMGMSYAMAYPFGICGILLSMWLVRVLFRINVEEEAKAHETAHTNGHMPIKTINIRVDNPNLNKLAIQDVPILNSVNVVCSRLKREEILMVPSPGTVIHTGDLLHLVGQPDDLHNAQLVIGKEVDTSLSTRGTDMRVERVVVTNEHVLGKKIRDLQVKERYDVVISRLNRAGVELVASQDASLQFGDILNLVGRPSSIDAVADMVGNAQQKLQQVQMLPVFIGIGLGVLLGSIPLYVPGFPVALKLGLAGGPLIMALILGRIGCIGKLYWFMPPSANLALRELGIVLFLAVVGLKSGGDFIATLVKGEGMSWIGYGIVITAIPLLTMGILARMFARMNYLTICGMLAGSMTDPPALAFANNLHATSGAAALSYATVYPLVMFLRIITPQLLAVLFWGAG; from the coding sequence ATGAGTGATATCGCGTTAACCGTCAGCGTGTTGGCCCTGGTCGCAGTAGTAGGACTGTGGATTGGCAACATCAAAATCCGCGGCGTCGGGTTTGGGATTGGCGGGGTCCTGTTCGGGGGGATTTTTGTTGGCCATTTTGCCGACCAGTTTGGCCTGGTACTCAGCGCCGATATGCTCCACTTCATCCAGGAGTTCGGCCTGATCCTCTTCGTCTACACCATCGGTATTCAGGTCGGTCCGGGTTTTTTCGCCTCCCTGCGCGTCTCCGGGCTACGGCTAAACCTCTTTGCCCTTGGTATCGTGGTAATGGGCGGGCTGGTCACCGCCATTCTGCACAAAATCTTTGCTATCCCTCTGCCGGTGGTACTGGGTATTTTCTCCGGTGCGGTCACCAATACGCCGGCGCTCGGGGCAGGCCAGCAAATTCTGCGTGATTTGGGGATCGAGCCCGGCATTGTCGACCAGATGGGGATGAGTTACGCCATGGCTTATCCGTTTGGCATCTGCGGTATTCTGCTCTCTATGTGGCTGGTACGGGTGCTGTTTCGTATCAACGTCGAAGAGGAGGCGAAGGCGCACGAAACCGCGCATACCAACGGCCATATGCCCATCAAAACCATCAATATTCGTGTCGACAACCCCAATCTCAATAAGCTGGCGATTCAGGATGTGCCGATTCTGAACAGCGTAAATGTGGTCTGCTCGCGCCTGAAGCGGGAAGAGATACTGATGGTGCCGTCACCGGGCACGGTGATCCATACCGGAGATTTGCTGCACCTGGTTGGTCAGCCTGACGATCTGCACAATGCGCAGCTGGTCATTGGCAAGGAGGTCGATACCTCGCTTTCCACCCGCGGCACCGATATGCGCGTAGAGCGCGTCGTCGTCACCAACGAGCATGTTCTTGGAAAGAAAATCCGCGATCTGCAGGTAAAAGAGCGGTATGACGTGGTGATCTCGCGGCTTAATCGCGCCGGGGTTGAGCTGGTTGCCAGCCAGGACGCCAGCCTGCAGTTTGGGGATATCCTCAACCTGGTTGGGCGCCCATCCTCTATCGATGCCGTGGCGGATATGGTGGGTAACGCCCAGCAAAAATTGCAGCAGGTACAGATGCTACCGGTCTTTATCGGCATTGGCCTGGGCGTGCTGCTGGGCTCCATTCCGCTGTACGTGCCGGGCTTTCCGGTGGCGCTCAAGCTGGGGCTGGCGGGCGGGCCGCTGATTATGGCGCTGATCCTCGGGCGCATCGGTTGTATCGGCAAGCTTTACTGGTTTATGCCGCCGAGCGCCAACCTGGCGCTGCGCGAGCTGGGGATCGTGCTCTTTCTGGCCGTGGTCGGGCTGAAATCCGGTGGGGATTTTATCGCTACCCTGGTCAAGGGCGAAGGGATGAGCTGGATTGGCTACGGGATCGTTATCACGGCCATCCCGCTTCTGACCATGGGGATCCTGGCGCGAATGTTCGCCAGAATGAACTACCTGACGATCTGCGGTATGTTGGCCGGCTCCATGACCGATCCCCCTGCGCTGGCCTTTGCTAACAACCTGCACGCCACCAGCGGCGCGGCGGCGCTGTCTTACGCCACGGTCTATCCGCTGGTGATGTTCCTGCGCATTATCACCCCGCAGCTACTGGCGGTGCTGTTCTGGGGGGCGGGTTAA
- a CDS encoding YidH family protein has translation MKMSRLGEAPDYRFSLANERTFLAWIRTALGFLAAGVGLDQLAPDFATPLIREVLALLLCLFAGVLAIYGYLRWLRNEKAMRLKQDLPYTRGLFIISAILLTVAGVVMVLVFYGG, from the coding sequence ATGAAAATGTCCCGCCTCGGCGAAGCGCCGGACTACCGCTTCTCTCTGGCTAATGAACGCACTTTCTTAGCGTGGATCCGTACCGCACTGGGCTTTCTGGCCGCCGGGGTGGGTCTTGACCAGCTGGCGCCTGATTTTGCCACGCCGCTGATCCGTGAAGTGCTGGCGCTGCTGCTGTGCCTGTTCGCCGGCGTGCTGGCCATCTACGGCTACCTGCGCTGGCTGCGTAATGAGAAGGCGATGCGACTCAAGCAGGATCTGCCCTATACGCGCGGGTTATTCATCATCAGCGCGATTCTGCTGACGGTGGCAGGCGTCGTGATGGTGCTGGTTTTCTATGGCGGATAG
- a CDS encoding DUF202 domain-containing protein, which produces MADSRKARREADPGLQPERTSLAWLRTLLGYGALIALAIKHNWHRTGLPFWISLVVLALVALMLWRYTRSRNLMDVTQDEFVQPKAVRDKLLIALAVLSLSLLFAVTHLEVIFSL; this is translated from the coding sequence ATGGCGGATAGCCGCAAAGCGCGACGCGAAGCGGACCCCGGCCTGCAGCCGGAGCGGACATCACTCGCCTGGCTGCGCACGCTGCTGGGGTACGGCGCCCTGATTGCGCTGGCGATTAAACACAACTGGCACCGTACCGGCCTGCCGTTCTGGATCTCACTGGTGGTGCTGGCGCTGGTGGCCCTTATGTTATGGCGTTATACCCGCAGCCGTAACCTGATGGACGTCACGCAGGATGAATTCGTACAGCCGAAAGCCGTCCGGGATAAGCTCTTGATCGCGCTTGCGGTGCTGTCGCTCTCTCTGCTGTTTGCGGTGACGCACCTGGAGGTTATTTTTTCCCTTTAG
- the dsdA gene encoding D-serine ammonia-lyase: MNNDAVNTLTAKFPLVADLIALKELTWLNPRATTLAQGLPYVGLTQDDVNDAHARLSRFAPYLAKAFPETAAAGGIIESELVAIPAMQTRLASETGVAIPGTLLLKKDSHLPISGSIKARGGIYEVLTHAEKLALEAGLLNLNDDYSILLEPRFKAFFSQYSIAVGSTGNLGMSIGMMSARLGFKVTVHMSADAREWKKAKLRSHGVIVVEYEQDYGVAVEQGRKAAENDPNCFFIDDENSRTLFLGYAVAGERLKAQFAEQGRVVDAQHPLYVYLPCGVGGGPGGVAFGLKLAFGDNVHCFFAEPMHSPCMLLGVYTGLHDDIAVQDLGIDNVTAADGLAVGRASGFVGRAMERLLDGFYTLSDQSMYDMLGWLAQAENIRLEPSALAGMAGPVRFKADAQATHLVWATGGGMVPEEEMATYLAKGKK; this comes from the coding sequence ATGAATAACGACGCCGTTAACACGCTGACCGCCAAATTCCCCCTGGTTGCCGATCTGATCGCCCTGAAAGAGCTCACCTGGCTTAATCCGCGCGCCACAACCCTTGCGCAAGGCTTGCCTTATGTCGGGCTGACCCAGGACGACGTCAACGACGCGCATGCTCGCCTCAGCCGCTTCGCGCCATATCTGGCGAAAGCCTTCCCGGAAACGGCAGCAGCGGGAGGGATTATCGAATCCGAGCTGGTCGCGATCCCGGCGATGCAAACGCGGCTGGCGAGCGAAACGGGTGTCGCGATCCCCGGCACGCTGCTGCTAAAAAAAGACAGCCATCTGCCCATCTCAGGCTCCATTAAAGCCCGCGGCGGCATCTATGAGGTGCTGACGCATGCGGAAAAACTGGCGCTGGAAGCAGGCTTGCTGAACCTCAATGACGACTACAGCATCCTGCTGGAGCCCCGCTTTAAGGCGTTCTTTAGCCAGTACAGCATTGCGGTGGGCTCAACCGGCAACCTCGGGATGTCCATCGGCATGATGAGCGCCCGCCTCGGTTTTAAGGTGACGGTGCATATGTCTGCCGATGCCCGCGAATGGAAGAAAGCCAAACTACGCAGCCACGGCGTGATCGTTGTGGAATATGAGCAGGACTACGGCGTGGCGGTTGAACAGGGACGAAAAGCGGCCGAAAACGACCCAAACTGTTTCTTTATTGACGATGAAAACTCCCGCACCCTGTTCCTGGGCTATGCGGTAGCGGGCGAGCGCCTGAAGGCCCAGTTTGCCGAACAGGGCCGCGTGGTCGATGCTCAACATCCGCTGTATGTTTACCTGCCGTGCGGCGTTGGCGGGGGCCCCGGCGGCGTGGCGTTTGGTCTGAAGCTGGCTTTTGGTGATAACGTCCACTGCTTCTTCGCCGAGCCGATGCACTCCCCTTGCATGCTGCTGGGGGTCTACACCGGACTGCACGACGACATTGCGGTGCAGGATCTCGGTATCGATAACGTGACGGCGGCAGACGGACTGGCAGTAGGTCGGGCCTCTGGCTTCGTGGGGCGCGCGATGGAGCGGTTACTGGACGGATTCTATACCCTGTCCGATCAGAGCATGTATGACATGCTCGGCTGGCTGGCGCAGGCGGAAAATATTCGTCTGGAGCCGTCGGCGCTGGCGGGTATGGCCGGCCCGGTGCGTTTCAAAGCCGATGCACAGGCCACCCATCTGGTCTGGGCGACCGGCGGCGGCATGGTGCCGGAAGAGGAGATGGCGACATATCTGGCTAAAGGGAAAAAATAA
- a CDS encoding cellulase family glycosylhydrolase, with protein sequence MLRPLMATLLLCASGWAAAAEPPLTAARYAQQLGVGMDVDWARTERGIREFDPLVVRDFHAKGLSHVRIRVAGAPTEARLIHLRKLVEACEQYGVIPIITYQADAWKSDPKPENEKAVVNWWIAVARYFGQSSPLLGFDLIYEPAEKLNHNLAALNRVYEKTIKAIHGIDPQRMIFIAPRLRAAPEDLPGLKLPAHSQGYVLAEWHIFPWGPLKSNGKYPWTSGTAAEKAAIHGRISAALRWQQKTGHSSWVGGWTVGETINSTPTASQLAFATFMACELQKAKIPYAINADNQFYDGEEGAWRPSSEPLLQTMIAPRCEKPDEKSGHHGIKPAARDAARATPAAASTAKSAAPSASSVNLN encoded by the coding sequence GTGTTAAGACCCTTAATGGCCACCCTCTTATTGTGCGCTTCTGGCTGGGCCGCCGCCGCGGAGCCGCCGCTGACGGCGGCACGTTATGCTCAGCAGTTGGGCGTGGGAATGGATGTTGACTGGGCGCGTACCGAGCGTGGTATACGCGAATTTGACCCGCTGGTGGTGCGTGACTTTCACGCTAAAGGACTAAGCCATGTGCGTATCCGCGTTGCGGGGGCACCCACCGAGGCGCGGCTGATTCATCTGCGTAAGCTGGTGGAGGCGTGCGAGCAGTACGGCGTGATCCCGATTATCACTTATCAGGCGGATGCCTGGAAAAGCGACCCGAAGCCGGAAAATGAGAAAGCGGTAGTGAACTGGTGGATAGCGGTAGCCCGCTATTTCGGCCAGAGTTCTCCGCTGCTGGGTTTTGATCTGATTTATGAGCCTGCCGAAAAGCTCAACCATAACCTCGCTGCGCTTAATCGTGTCTACGAAAAAACCATCAAAGCCATCCACGGCATCGACCCGCAGCGGATGATTTTTATCGCCCCGCGTCTGCGGGCCGCACCTGAGGATCTTCCCGGCCTGAAATTACCGGCCCACAGCCAGGGCTATGTACTGGCAGAGTGGCACATCTTCCCCTGGGGGCCGCTGAAGAGTAACGGTAAATACCCCTGGACCTCCGGCACGGCGGCCGAAAAGGCGGCGATTCATGGGCGGATAAGCGCGGCCCTGCGCTGGCAGCAAAAAACCGGGCACAGCAGCTGGGTAGGGGGCTGGACGGTAGGGGAGACCATCAACTCTACGCCGACGGCCTCGCAGCTGGCCTTTGCTACCTTTATGGCCTGTGAACTGCAAAAGGCAAAAATACCCTATGCCATCAATGCGGATAATCAATTCTACGACGGAGAAGAGGGGGCGTGGCGACCCTCATCAGAGCCGTTACTGCAAACGATGATAGCCCCGCGCTGTGAAAAGCCCGACGAGAAGTCGGGCCATCATGGGATTAAACCGGCTGCTCGTGATGCGGCACGCGCGACGCCAGCGGCAGCCAGCACAGCAAAATCAGCAGCCCCATCAGCGTCATCAGTAAACCTAAACTAG